The nucleotide sequence GCACGGCCGGGAGCTCGGCCGGAACGATCCGACCCTGGCCGACTTCCTCAGACACTATGGGGCGTCGCGCAAAGGCGCAGGCACTTCGTGGGCCGAGTATGCGCCTTACCCGATCGTGCTTCCATATCAGGTGCCAGTGGCACGAGCGCTGGATATCGCGCTCGGCGTGCGGAAGGATCCGCCGCGCTACACGCCTATCCTGATTCCAACGTCCAAGTTCGTAACGAACTTCGCGTCGATACAACGCCTTTATGGCATGGAGTTCGCCAGGTCCGCCAAGCGACTGGGAATGAAGGGAAGGTACTCGCGTACGACCTTTGTTATCGAAATCGAATTCTAAGCGTGCTTTCCCGGTCGGGTGGCGACACCGCCGCCTGTTCGCTTCAGCGGCGCTCGCATCCGCATTGACGGCACGCCATAAAACAAAATCCGCCGGCACCGCAGGACGCAGGCGGATCGAGGGCGGCGGCGCCCAGGGGCGCCGCTGCGCGGCATCAGGCTTTTTCTTCCTTGACGCGGTACACCAGGACTGCCACGTGGGCCAGCGACAGCACCTTGGCGGTGACGCTGCCCAGCAGCAGGCGCGACAGGCCGCTGCGGCCATGGCTGCCGATGAAGATCAGGTCGCAGCCGTTTTCCTGCGCGGCCTGGACGATGCCGTCCGCCACATTGAAATTCGATACGGCTCGCGCGGTGGCCTTGACGCCGGCCGTTTCCGCCCGATCCAGCACCTGCTTCAGGTAGCGCTTGGATTGTTCGGCGGAGGCTTTTTCGTAGTCTTCGTCCGTAATGGCGTAGGCCGCCGCCATGCCGTCGAAACCTATGGTGGCGGCGAAAGGCTGGGTGACGTGCAGGGCGACGATTTCCGCCCCGACGGAGCGGGCGAAGCAAACCCCTGCATTGGCCGCCTGGGCGGACAGCGGGGACCCGTCGGTGGGAATGAGGATTTTTTTGAACATGTCCTGCTCCTTACACGGAATGTGTGTAGCCAATCCTACCGGAAATACCCGGCCGGCGGCAGAGCAGCATCCCTGCCCCCGCTAGCCCCGGCCCTTGGAGCCGGCGTGCTGCGCGGCAACAAACAGATTGGTGCAGCGGGTGCCGGTACGGCAATAGGCCAGGATGGGCTGCGGCAAGGTGTCCAGCAACTGCGCGAAGCGGGCGACGTCCTCGGTCGTCATGCCACCGCTGACGACCGGCTGGTATTCCACGTTCAGCCCCGCGTTCAGCGCCGCCTGGGACACCGCGGCCGCGGTGGGCTGGTCGGGGCCGCCCTCATAGTCGGGACGGTTGATGATCACGCTCTTGTAGCCGGCGGCCGCCACGGCCGCCATATCGTCGGGCGACAGCTGGGGGGCGACGGCGAAGGTTTCGGTCAGGCGATTGATGGGAACGGACATGATGGATCTTCCTGGATGATGTGGGCGGTCAGGCAGTATATGCGGCCGTGCCGCCCGGCGGAGCCGGACGCATCAACTGCCGCAGCAACTGCCAGGCCGCCGCGTTGTCCACCATGCTGGCGGAAAAACGCAGGTAGGTGGACGGCGCCTGCGTGGGCGAGAACAGCGAGCCGGGGGCCAGCAGCATATTGCGGCGCGCGGCCTCGCGCGCCACGGTTTCGCCGTCGCGGCCGCAATCGGCCCAGACGAACATGCCGGCATGCGGCATATCGGGTATGCGCAGCCCCAGCTCGGCCAGTCGCCTGGCGCAGCGTTCGCGCGCATCGTCCACGCGCGCGCGCACCCGCTCCACATGGCGGCGGTACTGCCCGTCGGCCAGGATGCGATGGACGACGCGTTCGCCGAGCTCCGGCGAGGTCAAACCGGCCAGCATTTTCAGGTCCGCCAGTTTCTGCAGCAATGCCGGCGGCGCGGCCACATAGCCCACCCGCAGGCTGGGGGCCAGCATCTTCGAAAAACCGCCCACCAGGATGACTCGGTTGAGCCGGTCCAGCACCGAAAGGCGCATGGCATTGCCGGGGTGCAGCTCGGAATAGGTGTCGTCCTCGACGACGGTGAAGTCGTGGCGCTCGGCGATGCGCAGGATGTCGTAGGCCGTGCCGGCCGACAGGGTATGGCCGGTCGGATTGTGGACCACGCTATTGACGATGAAGAGCTTGGGCCGGTGCTGGGCCGCGAGCTTGTCCAGCAGCGCGGCGTCCGGCCCGGCCGGCGTGCGCGGCACGCCGATGACGCGCGCGCCCACGGCCGCCAGCCGGCCGAAGATCACGAACCAGGCCGGGTCTTCCACCAGCACCGTATCGCCGGGCCCGACCAGCAGGCGGGCGATCAGGTCCAGCCCATGGGTTACCCCGTTGGTGGTCAGCAGATTGTGGTCGGGATGCGCGGGCACGCCCATGCCCTGCAGCAGCGCCGCGATCTGCTGGCGCAGCGCGGGATAGCCTTGCGGGTGTCCGTACGCCAGGAAATTGCCGCGCACCGTGCGGCCCACCGCCCGCACCGCGCCGGCAATCATGTCGGCGTCCAGCCATTCCGCCGGCAGCAGGCCGGCGCCGCCGGGCATGCCCGGGGCCGTCGACTCGCGGAACATGCTGCGCAACAGCCAGGAGATATCGATGCGTGCCGGCGTATCCAGCGTCGCCTCGGGGGCCGGCACCGCGGCGGCCGCGCGGGCGGTATCGCGCGGGGCGACGAAGAACCCCGCGCCGCGCCGCGACAGCACCATGCCGCTGGCCGCCAGGCGATCGTAGGCCTCGACCACCGTGAAGCGGCTGACGCCGGCCTGCTCGGCCATGGCCCGTATGGAAGGCAGGCGCGAGCCGGGCCGCAGGCCCTCGTCCTGGATGCGCCGTGCCAGATCGTCCGCCAGTTGGGTGGCCAGCGTCACGTCATTGCCGCGTACCGGCCGCCACACGGGCGGAGAAGACGAAAGTGTCATGGTGGAAAGACCAGGCCAGTTATTCCAGCGAACCGGAAAAGTGTACCGGTACTGTACCGGGATCCCTGCGTAGAGTGTCATTTTCCGCAGCCGGGCGCAAGCGGTCGCGGCCGGGGGTTTTCCCGGCGGCCGCGCGACCGGACGCGCGGGACCCGCCGGCAGGCGGCCGCGGCCAGGCTCGTAATCCGGGGCCGACCGCCGCACGCCTGCCGCCACACTGCCCAGGAGGCCTCGATGCCACGCCCCGAATCCCCGCTTGCCGCGCTGTCTTCCCCCACCCAGGCCCCGCACGGCTGGGAAGGCTATGGGGCCGGCCTGCTGGGCATCCTGGTCTTCAGCCTGACGCTGCCCATGTCGCGCATCGCGGTGGCGGAACTGGATCCGCTGCTCGTGGGCCTGGGACGCGCGCTGGCGGCCGCCGTACCGGCCGGCCTGTTGCTATGGCTGACGCGCAGCCGCCTGCCGCGGCGCGACGAAAGAAAAGGCATCATCCTGGCGGCGCTGGGCGTCATCGTGGGTTGGCCATTGACGTCCACGCTGGCCATGCAATCGGTACCGGCGGCCCATGGCGCGGTCGTCAATGGCCTGCTGCCGCTCTCGACGGCGGCTTTCGCGGCGCTGGGCAGCGGCGAACGCCCGACGCGCCAGTTCTGGGCCTGGGCCGTGGCCGGCGCGGCGCTCGTGGCGGCGTTTGCATTGCGCGAGGGCGGCGGCGCGTTCCAAGCCGGCGACCTGTGGCTGCTGGTATCGGTCGCCCTGGGCGGCATGGGCTACGCCGAAGGCGCGCGGGTGTCGCGCACGCTCGGCGGCTGGCGTACGATCTGCTGGGCCCTGGTCTTCAGCGCGCCCTTCCTGGTCGCGCCCGTGGCCTGGATGGCGACGCAGGCGCCGTCCCCCTCGCCCACGGTGTGGGCGGCGCTGGCTTATCTTTCCTTCGGTTCGATGTTCCTGGGATTTTTCGCCTGGTACCGCGGATTGGCGCGCGGCGGCATCGCCCGGGTCGGCCAGGTCCAGCTGCTGCAGCCTTTCCTGACCGTGACGGCCGCCGCGCTGCTGTTCGGCGAGCAGGTCGGGCCGGCCACGCTGGCCTTCGCGCTCGCCATCATCGGCGTCATTGCCGGCGGCCGCGCGGCGGCGGCGCGGGGACGCAGGTAATGCCAGATACCGCGCGCGCCGGCCGGACGGCACTCCCGCAGCGAAACACGCGAACGTACGCAGACGCCACCACCCATTGCACCGGAACATGAGCGACACCATCCCCCTTCTTTCCGCCAGCCTGCTCGGACCGCTGATCCTGTTTTCGCTGGTCAGCTCGATCACGCCTGGCCCCAACAACATCATGCTGGCCTCATCGGGCCTGAACTTCGGCTTCCGGCGCACCCTGCCGCACATGTTCGGCGTCAACATCGGCTTTTCCCTGATGATCCTGCTGGTGGGCGCGGGACTGGGGGCGGTCTTCCACGGATCGCCGGCGATCTATACCGCGCTGAAGTACGGCGGCGCCATCTATCTGCTGTACCTGGCGTGGAAGATCGCCACCGCCGGGGAGATCCGCGAAGGCGGACGGCGCGCGCGCCCTTTTACGTTCCTGCAGGCCGCGGCCTTCCAATGGGTCAACCCCAAGGCCTGGGTCATGGTCGTGGGACTGGCCGCCACGTACATCCCGGAATCCGGGTTCTTCATGAACCTGGTGGTGGCGACCATCGTCTGCGGCATCGTCAACCTGCCGGCCATCGGCGTGTGGGTGACCTTCGGCACGGCGCTGCGCCGCGTGCTGCACAAGCCCGGCGCGATACGGGCCTTCAACCTGACCATGGCTACGCTGCTGGTGCTTTCCCTGTACCCCATCGCCCTGGAGCTGGCCGCGTCGATGGGCTAGCGGCGGGAACCCGCGCCGCCATGGCCGGTCTATCGACGATGCCCTCCTTCCCCCGCCTGCCCATCCGTATCACCCTGCGGCGCGCCATGGCTTGCGCGCTGCTGGCCGGCGCCGCCGTCGTGGGCTGCACGCAGCTGGATGCCTGGCAGCGCGAGGCGATCTTTTCGCCGGCGCACGGCGACCAGCGCTGGTTCAGCGAACCGCCGGCGGGCACCCGGGTGTTCGACCTGGCCGTGGCGCCCGGCCAGCAGGTGCGGGCCTGGTACTGGCAAAGCCCCGACCCGCAAGCTCCCGCGGTGCTCTACCTGCACGGCGCGCGCTGGAACCTGAACGGCAGCGCCTTCCGCATGGCCAGCTGGACGCGATTGGGGTATTCGGTGCTGGCCATCGATTACCGGGGCTTCGGCGACTCGACCCGGATACTGCCGTCCGAGGAAAGCGCCGGCCAGGACGCGGCCGAGGCCCTGCGCGAACTGGCCCGGCGGCAGCCGGATCCGGCCAGGCGCTTCGTCTACGGCCACAGCCTGGGCGGAGCCATCGCCATCGACCTGGCCGCCCGCCGGGACATGCCCGCCATCGCCGGGCTGATCGTGGAATCCAGTTTCACCAGCATCGCGGCCATGCTGGAAACCCTGAAATGGGGTTGGGTGCCCGGCGCCAGCCTGCTCGTCACCCAGCCCTTCGACTCCCTGGACAAGCTTGCCGACCTGACCACGCCGGTGCTGTTCCTGCACGGCACCAACGACCGCGTGGTGCCGCACACCATGAGCGACCAGCTGTTCGCCGCCGCGCAAAAAGTGGCGCCCAACCTTAAGCGGCTGGTAAAGATAGACGGCGCCTCGCATTCCGGCGCGGTGCGCAGCGGTCCGGTGTACGACCAGGCGGTGGAATCCTTCGTCCAGGACGCCGCCGCGGCTTTCCACGGCGCGCCCATGCCGCAGCGCCCGCCCGTGGACGCCCGCAGCGCGGACCCAACGGCGTCCGGCCCGTTGTAAATATATTAAGCAGCCATTAGACTGCCCCATCGGCGCGCCGCGCGCCTTCCCCCGGAGAAGGACTTGAACCGTACCCGCTGGCAAGGGGTGTTTCCCGCCGTCACCACCAAATTCCGGGAGGACGAATCCCTGGACCACGAGGAAATGCGCCGGCATTTCGGTTTCCTGATCGACAACGGCGTCCACGGCATGGTCACCTGCGGCTCACTGGGAGAAGCCAGCACGCTGTCGATGGAAGAAAAGCTCGCGGTGGCCCGCACCGCAGTGGATGTCAGCGGCGGACGCATCCCGGTGCTGGCCAATGTCTCGGAGACCAGCACCCGCGAGGCCCTGCGCTACGTCAAGTCCGCCGTGGACCTGGGCGTGGACGGCTTCATGGTGATGCCGTCGGTCCTCTACGTGGCCGACGCGCGCGAAGCCATGCAGAACGTCCGCGCCATCGCGGAGGCCGCCCGCAAGCCTTGCATGATCTACAACAACCCGGTGGCCTATCGCGTCGACCTCAAGCCCGAACACATGGCGCAACTGGCCGATTGCGAGTGGCTGGCGGCCATCAAGGAAAGCACGGACGACATCCGCCGCATCACGGACCTGCGCAACGCGCTGGGGACGCGCTACCAGCTGTTCATCGGCGTGGACGACCTGTCCTTCGAAGCGCTGGCGCTGGGTGCCGACGGCCTGCTGGCCGGCCTGGTCACCGCCTTCCCGCGCGAGACGGTGGCGCTGTACGACCTGATGAAGGCGGGCGAATGGGCCCAGGCCCTGAAGCTTTACCAGTGGTTTACGCCCCTGCTGCACCTGGACGTGTCTACCAAGCTGGTACAGAACATCAAGCTGGCGGAAACGCTGGCCGGTGTCGGCAACGAGCATGTCCGCCGGCCCCGCCTGCCCCTGGCCGGCGAAGAACGCGCCCGCGTGGAAGCGATCGTGAAGGCCGCGCTGGAGAAGCGTCCGGAGGAATTCCGTTCGCGGCCTCCCATGGGCCCCGCCCGATAAGCCGGATGGCCGGGCGCCTCGCCATCGCGCCGGCGCGCCGCGGCACCGGGGCCGAAGCGCCGGACGTCGAGACGCCGGGCGTCGATACGCCGGGCGTCGATACGCCGGGCGTCGCGCCGAGCATCGATGCACGCGCCACTGGGCTACCATACGGCGCCACACGACCACAACCGTCCATAACCATGAGCGCAGCCCTGCCCAAACGCCGAGCCGCCGACGTTGCCTACGATGCCGTCGAAAGCATGATCGCCACCCTGCAGCTGCAACCCGGCAGCCCGGTCGTCGAGGCCGAGCTGGTGCAACGCACGGGGCTGGGCCGCACGCCGCTGCGCGAAGCCCTGCTGCGCATGGTGTCGGCGGGTTTGGTCACCCAGGAACCGCGGCGTGGACTGCGGGTGTCCAATGTGCAGCTGTCCGACCACCTGGACCTGCTGCAGACGCGGCGCGCGCTGGAGCGCCTGATCGCCACGGGCGCCGCCCGGCGCGCCACGCCGCCCCAGCGCGCCGCCATCCTGGAATGCGCGGCCAATATGATGCGCGCCGCGGACGGCGGCAACCTGGACGACTATATGCGGGCGGACCAGATGCTGGACCACGCCTGCCACGATGCCTGCCGCAATGTTTCCGCCGTGACGGCCGTGACGCCGCTGCTGATACAGTGCCGCCGCTTCTGGTACGCCTACCAGCACGAGGGCGACGTCAACGAAGGCGCGCGCCGCCATATGGCCATGGCCGAAGGGATCGCCAGCGGCAACGAACGCGCGGCCGCGCGCGGGGCCGACACGCTGATGGACTACCTGGAAGCCTTCGCGCGCAAGGTCATTGCCGCATAGCGGCGTAGCGCACGGCGCGCAATCCCATGGTGTGCATCCATTCGTCCAGGCCCGGCCGGGACAGCACCTGGTATTCGGCGCCGCGCTGCGCGTCCATGCCGCGCCGCCCGCCCGCCGGCATGGCCGGATGGCACATCAACAGGTCGCCGTCGCAGGCGTTGCGCAGCCACAGCGTGAGCAGGTCGTCGTAGGCCTGCGCGCCGCCCGCGAAGTCGTAGACCCCCAGGAAGCGCCGGTTGGTGCGCAGGCCGGCTTCCGCCGCGGCCTTCGCGAAGGGGCCGGCCCCCAGCGCCGCGATAATGCGCGCCTTGCGGCGCAGCGGGGTAGGCACGCCGTCCAGGCAACCTGGCGCCGTATGGCGCAGCCAGGGTCCCTGCCGCGGATAGCGGCGCGCCAGTACCCGGAACAGCGCATGGCGGATCTGCGGGAGCTGATGGACGTGCTGGTGGCCATCGACGAAATCCGGCGCGCGGCCCATCGCCGATTCGAAGGCGTCCAGCTGGCGTTCGATCTGCCGCGCCACGCGGCCGCTATCCAGCACGCGCGCATAGGTGCAGGCGATCAGGCGCGGCAGCGGCAGGTACAGGCCCGATTCCCCCAGGGCTTCGGTGAAGTTAAGGTGCACGCCGGCATCGACATCCAGTTCACGCAGGGATGCGGCATCGCGGCGGAATTCCGGCGCCAGCGACAGGCATCCCACCGCGCTCAGCCGCTGCGCGCGCGCCAGGCCCAGCACGCCCTCGTCGATGGACGGATTCATGCCAAAATCGTCGGCGCATACGACAATACGCCGGACGTCCGCACAGGTATGCGGCGGTTCGTTCGACGTCATTCCCATGGAAGTCCTGGAATGCGGATTCTTGTCCGACAATTGAGCTGGTTCATCGCCGTTGGCTGCGCGGCCGCCGCTACCCATTGGGTAACCGTAGTCGCTTGCGTGGAAGCCCTGCACATGCCACCGCTGGCCGCGAATGTGGTGGGCTGGCTGGTGGCGTTCTGTGTTTCGTTCAGTGGCCATTATCGACTCACTTTCCGTCACCAGGCCAGTGCATGGCACGTGGCGGCGCTGCGGTTTTTCTGCATATCCGCGGCCGGCTTCCTGATCAACGAAGCCGCATATGCCTGGCTGCTGCACCGCACGCCGCTGCGGTACGACGTGCTACTGGCGCTGATCCTGGTCGGCATCGCGGTCATGACTTTCCTTTTCAGCCGTTTTTGGGCGTTCCGCCGCAGTACTGCGACCTGAACGCGTCGTCCGGCACCACCCGCCACAACGCGCGCTTGCCGCTGACCGCATAAGGCGCGCGGCCGCGCAGCGCGGGATAGGCGTCCTGGTCGTCCGCGGGGTTGCCCCAGAACCAGAAGGCCTGGCCGGCCGGGGCGGCGCACAGGCGGGACTGCAATTCGTGCATGGAAATCAACGTGTCCTTCATGACTTCGGGTCGGAACTGCCCGGCGTCATAAAGTTCCTTGCGCCAGTTGTCGCGCCGTGGAATTTCGGGATTGGTCCAGTCGTCCACCACCCAGGCCGGCTGCGGATCGCGCAGCGCCATGGGCAGATCGTAGGCATAGGCATGCAGCATGACGATCTGGTCGCCGGCCTTGAAGTCGGCGCGCGCCCGCACGCCCAGGGGCGCCGAAGTGGGCCGCGCGTAGATGGTCACGAACACTGTCATCAGCACGCACAGCACCACCGCGGCCCACAGGCAGGCGCGGTAGCTGCGGTGGGTGTTTTCCGCGTCGCGGCCGCCCGCGCCGGACAGGCCGGCCACGATCACTTCGGCCACCAGGACGGCCAGGGGCGCGAGCGTCGGCAGCACATAACCCACCAGCTTGGACGCCGGCAGCGAAAAGAACGCCAGCACCACGACGATCCAGATACCCATCAACAGGCGTACCGCGCGAGCCTGCCCTTCCCGTTCGGCCCAGAACGCCCTGCGGAACACGGCTCCCAGCCAGAACGTCCAGGGCAGGACCAGCCCCGCCAGCACGGGCAGATAGAACCAGACCGGCTCACGGTTGTTGAAGCTGGCCTCGGCAAAGCGGTCGAACTGCTGGTAGATGAAGAAGTAGTTGAAGAACCCGGAAAAAGTCTCCTGCATGGACCAGAACCAGGGCAGGCATACCGCCAGGAAGGCCAGGATGGCGGGCGGCCACAACAACGCGGACAGGCCGCGCCACTGTCGCAGCATGACGATCCATATCAGCAGGATGCCGCC is from Bordetella bronchialis and encodes:
- a CDS encoding universal stress protein codes for the protein MFKKILIPTDGSPLSAQAANAGVCFARSVGAEIVALHVTQPFAATIGFDGMAAAYAITDEDYEKASAEQSKRYLKQVLDRAETAGVKATARAVSNFNVADGIVQAAQENGCDLIFIGSHGRSGLSRLLLGSVTAKVLSLAHVAVLVYRVKEEKA
- a CDS encoding TIGR01244 family sulfur transferase — its product is MSVPINRLTETFAVAPQLSPDDMAAVAAAGYKSVIINRPDYEGGPDQPTAAAVSQAALNAGLNVEYQPVVSGGMTTEDVARFAQLLDTLPQPILAYCRTGTRCTNLFVAAQHAGSKGRG
- a CDS encoding PLP-dependent aminotransferase family protein — protein: MTLSSSPPVWRPVRGNDVTLATQLADDLARRIQDEGLRPGSRLPSIRAMAEQAGVSRFTVVEAYDRLAASGMVLSRRGAGFFVAPRDTARAAAAVPAPEATLDTPARIDISWLLRSMFRESTAPGMPGGAGLLPAEWLDADMIAGAVRAVGRTVRGNFLAYGHPQGYPALRQQIAALLQGMGVPAHPDHNLLTTNGVTHGLDLIARLLVGPGDTVLVEDPAWFVIFGRLAAVGARVIGVPRTPAGPDAALLDKLAAQHRPKLFIVNSVVHNPTGHTLSAGTAYDILRIAERHDFTVVEDDTYSELHPGNAMRLSVLDRLNRVILVGGFSKMLAPSLRVGYVAAPPALLQKLADLKMLAGLTSPELGERVVHRILADGQYRRHVERVRARVDDARERCARRLAELGLRIPDMPHAGMFVWADCGRDGETVAREAARRNMLLAPGSLFSPTQAPSTYLRFSASMVDNAAAWQLLRQLMRPAPPGGTAAYTA
- a CDS encoding DMT family transporter translates to MPRPESPLAALSSPTQAPHGWEGYGAGLLGILVFSLTLPMSRIAVAELDPLLVGLGRALAAAVPAGLLLWLTRSRLPRRDERKGIILAALGVIVGWPLTSTLAMQSVPAAHGAVVNGLLPLSTAAFAALGSGERPTRQFWAWAVAGAALVAAFALREGGGAFQAGDLWLLVSVALGGMGYAEGARVSRTLGGWRTICWALVFSAPFLVAPVAWMATQAPSPSPTVWAALAYLSFGSMFLGFFAWYRGLARGGIARVGQVQLLQPFLTVTAAALLFGEQVGPATLAFALAIIGVIAGGRAAAARGRR
- a CDS encoding LysE family translocator; this translates as MSDTIPLLSASLLGPLILFSLVSSITPGPNNIMLASSGLNFGFRRTLPHMFGVNIGFSLMILLVGAGLGAVFHGSPAIYTALKYGGAIYLLYLAWKIATAGEIREGGRRARPFTFLQAAAFQWVNPKAWVMVVGLAATYIPESGFFMNLVVATIVCGIVNLPAIGVWVTFGTALRRVLHKPGAIRAFNLTMATLLVLSLYPIALELAASMG
- a CDS encoding alpha/beta hydrolase; its protein translation is MPSFPRLPIRITLRRAMACALLAGAAVVGCTQLDAWQREAIFSPAHGDQRWFSEPPAGTRVFDLAVAPGQQVRAWYWQSPDPQAPAVLYLHGARWNLNGSAFRMASWTRLGYSVLAIDYRGFGDSTRILPSEESAGQDAAEALRELARRQPDPARRFVYGHSLGGAIAIDLAARRDMPAIAGLIVESSFTSIAAMLETLKWGWVPGASLLVTQPFDSLDKLADLTTPVLFLHGTNDRVVPHTMSDQLFAAAQKVAPNLKRLVKIDGASHSGAVRSGPVYDQAVESFVQDAAAAFHGAPMPQRPPVDARSADPTASGPL
- a CDS encoding dihydrodipicolinate synthase family protein; amino-acid sequence: MNRTRWQGVFPAVTTKFREDESLDHEEMRRHFGFLIDNGVHGMVTCGSLGEASTLSMEEKLAVARTAVDVSGGRIPVLANVSETSTREALRYVKSAVDLGVDGFMVMPSVLYVADAREAMQNVRAIAEAARKPCMIYNNPVAYRVDLKPEHMAQLADCEWLAAIKESTDDIRRITDLRNALGTRYQLFIGVDDLSFEALALGADGLLAGLVTAFPRETVALYDLMKAGEWAQALKLYQWFTPLLHLDVSTKLVQNIKLAETLAGVGNEHVRRPRLPLAGEERARVEAIVKAALEKRPEEFRSRPPMGPAR
- a CDS encoding GntR family transcriptional regulator, with translation MSAALPKRRAADVAYDAVESMIATLQLQPGSPVVEAELVQRTGLGRTPLREALLRMVSAGLVTQEPRRGLRVSNVQLSDHLDLLQTRRALERLIATGAARRATPPQRAAILECAANMMRAADGGNLDDYMRADQMLDHACHDACRNVSAVTAVTPLLIQCRRFWYAYQHEGDVNEGARRHMAMAEGIASGNERAAARGADTLMDYLEAFARKVIAA
- a CDS encoding ChbG/HpnK family deacetylase → MNPSIDEGVLGLARAQRLSAVGCLSLAPEFRRDAASLRELDVDAGVHLNFTEALGESGLYLPLPRLIACTYARVLDSGRVARQIERQLDAFESAMGRAPDFVDGHQHVHQLPQIRHALFRVLARRYPRQGPWLRHTAPGCLDGVPTPLRRKARIIAALGAGPFAKAAAEAGLRTNRRFLGVYDFAGGAQAYDDLLTLWLRNACDGDLLMCHPAMPAGGRRGMDAQRGAEYQVLSRPGLDEWMHTMGLRAVRYAAMRQ
- a CDS encoding GtrA family protein; its protein translation is MRILVRQLSWFIAVGCAAAATHWVTVVACVEALHMPPLAANVVGWLVAFCVSFSGHYRLTFRHQASAWHVAALRFFCISAAGFLINEAAYAWLLHRTPLRYDVLLALILVGIAVMTFLFSRFWAFRRSTAT
- a CDS encoding ArnT family glycosyltransferase; amino-acid sequence: MTLPDEGRYAGIAWEMLRTGEHGVPLLNGMPFFHKPPLYYWLASAAFDVFGVHPWVARLPSWLAAWAAAMAVYMFLRRYRGVRTATVALLVLATQPFFFGAAQFANLDMLVAGMITLTTVAGAAAVLNAQEGRAWRRLAVAAGVLAALGVLSKGLIGVVLPGGILLIWIVMLRQWRGLSALLWPPAILAFLAVCLPWFWSMQETFSGFFNYFFIYQQFDRFAEASFNNREPVWFYLPVLAGLVLPWTFWLGAVFRRAFWAEREGQARAVRLLMGIWIVVVLAFFSLPASKLVGYVLPTLAPLAVLVAEVIVAGLSGAGGRDAENTHRSYRACLWAAVVLCVLMTVFVTIYARPTSAPLGVRARADFKAGDQIVMLHAYAYDLPMALRDPQPAWVVDDWTNPEIPRRDNWRKELYDAGQFRPEVMKDTLISMHELQSRLCAAPAGQAFWFWGNPADDQDAYPALRGRAPYAVSGKRALWRVVPDDAFRSQYCGGTPKNG